In Aedes albopictus strain Foshan chromosome 3, AalbF5, whole genome shotgun sequence, the following are encoded in one genomic region:
- the LOC109402833 gene encoding persulfide dioxygenase ETHE1, mitochondrial encodes MTVVSRILSASSKILLLPSRSIATTSVSYIKPSALVQVAQSTSRLRNVTMLTERKPFSPDFFFRQLFDEKSWTYSYLLGDINSKEAVLIDPVLEQAKRDAKLVQELGFNLTYALNTHMHADHITGTGYLKQLLPGTISVISEASGAKADKYLRDNEVVKFGRFELKAMSTPGHTNGCMTYVVEEQGVAFTGDTLLIRGCGRTDFQEGDSRTLYKSVHERIFTLPENFRLFPAHDYKGNMETSVAEEKQYNPRLTKDIDGFVEIMANLNLPYPKMIDKAVPANRECGLYDIPKEE; translated from the exons ATGACCGTCGTCAGTCGCATTTTGAGCGCTTCCAGTAAGATTCTCCTGTTGCCATCGCGAAGCATTGCCACAACATCGGTGTCGTACATAAAGCCCAGTGCCCTCGTCCAGGTAGCCCAAAGCACTAGCAGACTCCGGAACGTAACCATGCTGACCGAACGTAAGCCTTTTTCGCCGGATTTCTTCTTCCGACAG CTTTTTGACGAGAAATCATGGACCTACAGCTACCTCCTAGGTGACATCAACTCCAAAGAAGCGGTTCTCATCGATCCGGTACTGGAACAAGCCAAGCGTGATGCCAAACTTGTGCAAGAATTGGGCTTTAATCTTACCTATGCCT TGAACACCCACATGCATGCCGATCACATTACCGGCACTGGATACCTCAAGCAGCTACTCCCCGGAACGATTAGTGTCATCTCCGAGGCTAGTGGAGCCAAGGCGGACAAATATCTGAGGGACAATGAGGTGGTCAAGTTTGGACGGTTTGAGCTGAAGGCTATGAGCACCCCGGGCCACACCAATGGATGCATGACTTATGTCGTCGAAGAACAG GGCGTTGCATTTACCGGAGACACACTGTTGATTCGTGGCTGTGGACGTACCGATTTCCAGGAAGGTGATTCGCGCACCCTGTACAAATCGGTCCATGAGAGGATTTTCACCCTGCCGGAAAACTTCCGACTTTTCCCGGCTCATGACTACAA GGGTAACATGGAGACCAGCGTGGCCGAGGAAAAGCAGTACAACCCTCGCCTTACGAAGGATATTGACGGCTTTGTGGAAATAATGGCCAACTTGAACCTGCCTTATCCGAAAATGATCG ACAAAGCTGTGCCCGCCAACCGTGAATGTGGCCTTTACGACATCCCCAAGGAAGAGTGA